One Venenivibrio stagnispumantis genomic region harbors:
- a CDS encoding IS1 family transposase, whose product MAKEYHTDGYRIYKSWLNRKQHKISKFGKTNRNEGLHSRLRDRLKRLQRKTKEYSKNINALRYALAIVFSLTNIPTDFSHL is encoded by the coding sequence TTGGCAAAAGAATATCATACAGACGGATACCGTATATATAAATCTTGGTTAAATAGGAAACAGCATAAGATAAGTAAATTCGGGAAGACAAACAGGAATGAAGGGTTGCATTCAAGATTAAGAGATAGATTAAAAAGACTACAAAGGAAAACAAAAGAGTATAGTAAAAACATTAATGCATTGAGATATGCATTAGCTATTGTTTTTAGCCTTACTAATATTCCAACTGATTTTAGCCACCTTTAG
- a CDS encoding IS1 family transposase, with protein sequence MEGRKKVFQNKVFKKAGLDEMWTYVGKKENEIWIWTAVFDKDFKFFELGKRDEETFWKLYYQIPIAKDIHTDAYKVYGNLDNRKVKKYGYTNWNEGLHSFLRDKLAMLKRKTKAYAKSIRALYRALALVFVRWNLLSTL encoded by the coding sequence ATAGAAGGAAGGAAAAAAGTCTTTCAGAACAAAGTATTTAAAAAAGCAGGATTAGATGAAATGTGGACTTATGTAGGTAAGAAGGAAAATGAGATATGGATATGGACAGCAGTTTTTGATAAAGATTTTAAATTTTTTGAATTGGGAAAACGAGATGAAGAAACATTTTGGAAACTTTACTATCAAATACCTATAGCTAAAGATATACATACAGACGCATATAAAGTTTATGGAAATTTGGATAATAGGAAGGTAAAGAAATACGGATATACAAATTGGAATGAAGGATTGCATTCCTTTTTAAGAGATAAACTTGCTATGCTAAAAAGAAAAACAAAAGCTTATGCTAAATCTATTAGAGCTTTATATAGAGCTTTAGCTTTAGTTTTTGTTAGATGGAATTTATTATCTACTCTTTAA
- a CDS encoding transposase, whose translation MFVENPERKHYPDNLKKTAIRLYTDGVPIAVISRSLEVPYETVRSWIRAAGEKAIKKNRRKEKSLSEQSI comes from the coding sequence ATTTTTGTAGAGAACCCAGAAAGAAAGCATTATCCCGATAATCTAAAAAAAACAGCAATAAGACTATACACAGATGGTGTTCCAATAGCAGTAATAAGTCGGTCTTTAGAAGTTCCTTATGAAACAGTTCGTAGTTGGATACGGGCGGCTGGAGAAAAAGCAATAAAAAAAAATAGAAGGAAGGAAAAAAGTCTTTCAGAACAAAGTATTTAA
- a CDS encoding cytochrome C oxidase subunit III, which translates to MAGHLENTRAVDKITYVTDAVPTWWMMFWIGYILFTVAYIVFDWIPDFLGWMNVVGQGTEAVDKYIWLRELMRN; encoded by the coding sequence ATGGCAGGACATTTAGAAAATACAAGAGCAGTTGATAAAATTACTTATGTAACAGATGCTGTTCCTACATGGTGGATGATGTTTTGGATTGGCTATATCTTATTTACGGTAGCTTATATAGTTTTTGACTGGATACCTGATTTCCTTGGATGGATGAATGTAGTAGGCCAAGGAACTGAAGCTGTAGATAAGTATATCTGGCTGAGAGAATTAATGAGAAACTAA
- a CDS encoding bifunctional diguanylate cyclase/phosphodiesterase → MDNINQKILKNLLKEITSRYDYMAKSFSSLKQEVETIKYIDYLTGLLSKEGFLRELGKLIEKAKSENKDKKIFVMTLDLDNFKYINDVYGHEIGDIFLKEIAINILENIDRSNSILGRTGGDEFCIAIYDVKNEEIIKTAEILLQKIENFSLNLGKNHLKTTASIGISIYPNDALDAKNLILRAEEALYEAKQKGKGIFIVFNKELHDRFRRIEEAKVLLNKAIISKNVYPFIQPIFDIKSKKFIGGEILLRIKDGNEFIPAYKFIDVANNFGYIDQLEHIIIEKIIDEDNLKILEDKFIFINKTIKSEKKAGFIKKEIDIYHTMKKEYNITPVIEITESSFVEYFGILSEFIKKLEEKGIFSALDDFGAGYASFRYLLNLDINILKIDGSLIKDILNNKRSVAIVKAISEISKDFGIKTVAEFVENKEILSVLNILDIDYAQGFYLSKPMSIIDFKNFLK, encoded by the coding sequence ATGGATAATATTAACCAGAAAATATTAAAAAATTTATTAAAAGAGATAACTTCCAGATATGATTATATGGCTAAAAGCTTCTCTTCTTTAAAACAAGAAGTAGAAACAATTAAATATATAGATTATTTAACAGGGCTTTTATCAAAAGAGGGATTTTTGAGAGAACTTGGAAAGTTAATAGAAAAAGCAAAATCAGAAAACAAAGATAAAAAAATATTTGTAATGACACTTGATTTAGATAATTTTAAATATATAAATGATGTTTATGGGCATGAAATAGGTGATATATTTTTAAAAGAGATTGCAATTAATATTTTAGAGAACATAGACAGGTCTAATTCTATCTTAGGAAGAACCGGAGGAGATGAATTTTGTATAGCCATTTATGATGTAAAAAATGAAGAAATTATAAAAACAGCAGAAATTTTACTACAAAAAATAGAAAATTTTTCTTTAAATTTAGGTAAAAATCATCTTAAAACTACTGCATCCATAGGAATTTCTATTTATCCAAATGATGCTTTAGATGCAAAAAATTTAATCCTTAGAGCAGAAGAAGCTTTATATGAAGCAAAACAAAAAGGAAAAGGAATTTTTATTGTATTTAACAAAGAGCTTCACGATAGATTTAGAAGAATAGAGGAAGCAAAAGTTTTATTAAATAAAGCTATAATTTCAAAAAATGTATATCCATTTATCCAGCCAATTTTTGATATAAAATCTAAAAAATTTATCGGTGGAGAGATACTTCTTAGAATTAAAGATGGAAATGAATTTATACCGGCTTATAAATTCATAGATGTAGCAAATAACTTTGGATATATTGACCAGCTTGAGCATATAATAATTGAAAAAATAATAGATGAAGACAATTTAAAAATTTTAGAGGATAAATTTATCTTTATAAATAAAACGATAAAATCCGAAAAAAAAGCAGGATTTATAAAAAAAGAGATAGATATTTACCACACAATGAAAAAAGAATACAATATAACACCGGTAATTGAAATTACAGAAAGCTCTTTTGTCGAATATTTTGGAATTTTATCTGAATTTATAAAAAAGTTAGAAGAAAAAGGGATATTTTCTGCCCTTGATGATTTTGGAGCCGGATATGCTTCATTTAGATATCTTTTAAATTTGGATATAAATATTTTAAAAATAGATGGTTCTTTGATAAAAGATATTTTAAATAACAAACGCTCAGTAGCTATTGTTAAAGCAATCTCAGAAATTTCAAAAGATTTTGGTATAAAAACCGTTGCAGAATTTGTAGAAAATAAAGAAATTTTGTCAGTATTAAATATTTTGGATATAGATTATGCACAGGGCTTTTATTTATCAAAACCTATGAGTATAATAGATTTTAAAAATTTTTTGAAATAA
- a CDS encoding FIST signal transduction protein: MLFKSFGFDKIDKKECLLKLNKTIFPDAKLLVIFVPYEFLDEDFDKCIRQYYGGDYIAISAIGVMFNENLFYDGISGFGYYGENYNIFLQEDITENIEKTADNLKNYYLNNRENVNLIFANVSPVSINKVLDSLHGFSEEGNLWGGIASSRDKEFRTRIIYNGKFIEDGFVVLTLKNLKIYSNISLGFIPVGLPYKITKAKDNKVYEIEGMKIDYFLEKLLQGTGINLENLDPLTTAQTLWNFPFLILNKEYGYVSVNRTAFKYNKEENALIFYGNIEEGSEIRIAIADSEDILNSFERIIKHFQDEIKNKKIYIMLNFSCLARIYLLKKEGKEQEEQKILKKYFPTIDIVGFLTSGEIGHDRFGKAGMLYNETSLIVAIGE, encoded by the coding sequence ATGCTATTTAAGTCTTTTGGATTTGATAAGATAGATAAGAAAGAATGCTTACTAAAGCTAAATAAAACTATATTTCCGGATGCAAAATTATTAGTTATTTTTGTTCCTTATGAATTTCTTGATGAAGATTTTGATAAATGTATCAGGCAGTATTATGGTGGTGATTATATAGCAATTTCTGCTATCGGAGTTATGTTTAATGAAAATCTATTTTATGATGGCATTTCCGGTTTTGGATATTATGGAGAAAATTATAATATCTTTTTACAAGAAGATATAACTGAAAATATAGAAAAAACAGCAGATAATTTAAAAAATTATTATTTAAACAATAGAGAGAATGTAAACCTTATTTTTGCAAATGTATCTCCGGTTTCAATAAATAAGGTGTTGGATAGCTTGCATGGTTTTTCGGAAGAAGGAAATTTATGGGGTGGTATTGCTTCTTCAAGAGATAAAGAGTTTAGAACAAGAATTATCTATAACGGAAAATTTATTGAAGATGGATTTGTTGTCTTAACCTTGAAAAATTTAAAAATATATTCAAATATATCACTTGGATTTATACCGGTTGGACTTCCTTATAAAATAACAAAAGCAAAAGATAATAAAGTTTATGAAATAGAAGGAATGAAAATAGATTATTTTTTAGAAAAATTACTACAAGGAACCGGAATTAATCTTGAAAATTTAGATCCACTTACAACAGCTCAAACTTTATGGAACTTCCCTTTTCTTATATTAAATAAGGAATATGGATATGTTTCTGTTAATAGAACTGCTTTTAAATATAATAAAGAAGAAAATGCATTAATATTTTATGGAAATATAGAAGAGGGTAGCGAAATAAGAATTGCAATAGCAGATTCAGAAGATATTTTAAATAGTTTTGAAAGAATAATCAAACATTTTCAAGATGAGATAAAAAATAAAAAAATATATATAATGCTTAATTTTTCCTGCTTGGCAAGAATTTATTTATTAAAAAAAGAAGGAAAAGAACAGGAAGAACAAAAAATTTTAAAAAAATATTTTCCTACCATAGATATTGTTGGATTTTTAACATCCGGCGAAATTGGGCATGATAGATTTGGAAAAGCAGGTATGCTATATAACGAAACATCCTTAATTGTAGCTATTGGAGAGTAA
- the mqnC gene encoding cyclic dehypoxanthinyl futalosine synthase: MKTLNLNYIYDKVLNKERISEEEALYIFENSDVITLGKIANYIRKQKHPSNIVTFVVDRNINYTNICVAGCKFCAFQRKKKDKDAYVLEYDEIFRKIQELIDWGGTTLLMQGGLNPDLRLDFYIDLISSIKEKFPNIQIHSLSATEINYIAKLENMSIKDVLVKLKEAGLDSLPGGGAEILSDEVRVLISSNKTNTKTWLEVHKTAHELGMKSTATMMFGHIEKPKHIIEHLSNIRNLQDETGGFTAFIPWTFQKGNTMLDYLEPATSTYYLKVLSLSRIFLDNFDNIQASHVTQTMKIGQVALHFGANDLGSTMIEENVVASTGFKVSYPKPEKMAKYIKEAGFIPAQRDTYYKILKIWE, translated from the coding sequence ATGAAGACTTTAAATCTTAATTATATATATGATAAGGTTTTAAATAAAGAAAGAATATCCGAAGAAGAAGCTTTATATATTTTTGAAAATAGCGATGTTATTACCTTAGGTAAAATTGCAAATTATATTAGAAAGCAGAAACATCCTTCAAATATTGTAACTTTTGTTGTTGATAGAAATATTAATTACACAAATATATGTGTTGCCGGTTGTAAATTTTGTGCTTTTCAAAGAAAGAAAAAAGATAAAGATGCTTATGTTCTGGAATATGATGAGATATTTAGAAAAATACAGGAGCTTATAGATTGGGGAGGAACAACTTTATTAATGCAGGGAGGATTAAATCCGGATTTGAGACTTGATTTTTATATAGATTTAATATCATCTATAAAGGAAAAATTTCCGAATATTCAGATACATTCTTTATCTGCAACCGAAATTAATTATATAGCCAAACTTGAAAATATGAGTATAAAAGATGTTTTGGTTAAATTAAAAGAAGCAGGTTTGGATAGTTTACCCGGTGGAGGAGCAGAAATTTTATCAGACGAAGTTAGGGTTTTAATTTCTTCTAATAAAACAAATACAAAAACTTGGCTTGAAGTTCATAAAACCGCCCATGAGCTTGGTATGAAAAGCACTGCTACAATGATGTTTGGACATATAGAGAAACCAAAACATATAATAGAACATCTATCCAATATAAGAAATCTTCAAGATGAAACCGGCGGATTTACTGCTTTTATTCCTTGGACTTTCCAAAAGGGAAATACAATGCTTGATTATCTTGAACCGGCAACATCCACATATTATTTAAAAGTTTTATCTTTAAGCAGAATATTTCTTGACAATTTTGATAATATTCAGGCTTCACATGTAACCCAAACTATGAAAATAGGTCAGGTAGCCCTTCATTTTGGAGCAAATGACCTTGGAAGTACTATGATAGAGGAAAATGTGGTAGCTTCTACCGGATTTAAGGTATCTTATCCAAAACCGGAAAAAATGGCAAAATATATAAAAGAAGCCGGATTTATACCTGCCCAAAGAGATACATATTACAAAATTTTAAAAATCTGGGAATAA
- a CDS encoding phosphatidate cytidylyltransferase, which yields MKEFVIRTISAIILAGIVIGGIIYLPVYIIKLFIAVLSVLATWEINNIFEKKFSNISNPFSLITSFLASLSILFVSFYLALFLITLYSFWVGKKYYDINYLVFSFFGLIYTTFFISSVGILIEIDKNLIFVLFAVVWFGDIFAYIIGKNFGKRKLSPVISPKKTVEGAIGSFVASVIFGLIFAYYLKFDVLYLSIPIFLSAIFLQIGDLFESFIKRQFEVKDSSNIIPGHGGILDRIDSLIFASVIFVIYSQIFKIL from the coding sequence ATGAAAGAGTTTGTGATAAGAACTATCTCTGCAATTATCCTTGCCGGCATAGTTATCGGTGGTATTATATATCTTCCGGTTTATATCATTAAATTATTTATTGCTGTTTTATCTGTATTGGCAACTTGGGAAATTAATAATATTTTTGAAAAAAAATTCAGCAATATATCTAATCCTTTTTCTTTAATAACTTCTTTTTTAGCTTCTTTATCTATTCTTTTTGTCAGTTTTTATTTAGCTTTATTTTTGATAACTTTATACTCTTTTTGGGTAGGAAAAAAATATTATGATATTAATTACTTAGTTTTTTCTTTTTTCGGTTTGATATATACCACTTTTTTTATATCTTCCGTAGGAATTTTGATAGAAATTGATAAAAATCTTATTTTTGTTTTATTTGCTGTTGTATGGTTTGGAGATATTTTTGCTTATATTATAGGGAAGAATTTCGGAAAAAGAAAATTATCTCCGGTAATATCTCCTAAGAAGACGGTTGAAGGAGCAATTGGTAGTTTTGTGGCTTCTGTTATATTTGGTTTAATCTTTGCATATTATTTAAAATTTGATGTTTTATATCTTTCTATTCCTATTTTTTTATCTGCTATCTTTTTACAGATTGGGGATTTATTTGAAAGTTTTATAAAAAGACAGTTTGAAGTTAAAGATTCTTCAAACATAATACCGGGACACGGTGGTATTCTTGACAGAATAGATTCTCTTATTTTTGCTTCTGTAATATTTGTTATTTATTCCCAGATTTTTAAAATTTTGTAA
- a CDS encoding isoprenyl transferase: MNLYKIPSHVAIIMDGNGRWAKKRGLPRVFGHREGINAVEKAVKFSKKVGIKYLTLFAFSTENWQRPKEEVEAIMSLFVEYINKEIPFLIENNIKLLFMGRRDVADYIKLAMEEAETKTKNGKDLTLIIAFNYSGRAEIIDAVNKILKEKKEITEEDFKNYLYLPDIPEPDLLIRTSGEKRISNFMLWQLAYTELYFTETLWPDFDEEEFLKALYDYQSRERRFGKVIE, translated from the coding sequence ATGAATTTATATAAAATCCCAAGCCATGTTGCCATCATAATGGATGGCAATGGCAGATGGGCTAAAAAAAGAGGATTACCAAGGGTTTTCGGACATAGAGAAGGTATCAATGCAGTAGAAAAAGCAGTTAAATTCTCTAAGAAAGTAGGAATAAAATATCTGACTCTTTTTGCTTTTTCTACTGAAAATTGGCAAAGACCGAAAGAAGAAGTAGAAGCTATAATGTCTTTATTCGTTGAATATATAAATAAAGAAATTCCTTTTTTGATAGAAAACAATATAAAACTTCTGTTTATGGGAAGAAGAGATGTTGCTGATTATATAAAATTAGCTATGGAAGAAGCAGAAACTAAAACAAAAAATGGTAAAGATTTAACTTTGATTATAGCATTTAATTATAGTGGTAGGGCAGAAATTATAGATGCTGTTAATAAAATATTAAAAGAGAAAAAAGAGATAACAGAAGAAGATTTTAAGAATTATCTATATTTGCCGGATATCCCTGAGCCGGATTTACTTATTAGAACAAGTGGAGAAAAAAGAATATCTAACTTTATGTTATGGCAACTTGCTTACACAGAGCTTTATTTTACTGAAACATTATGGCCTGATTTTGATGAAGAAGAATTTTTAAAGGCTTTATATGATTATCAAAGTAGAGAAAGAAGATTTGGAAAAGTGATAGAATGA
- the ybgF gene encoding tol-pal system protein YbgF — protein sequence MKKVGFLALISVFAFSCANQDQMVALQRDIIQMKEDIASLKTETKNNREAIETLTTRVDKLSQKVSENSIEIEKLKSSKKQEQVETKEKLPKPEELPKEGAEKVKIPEGEKELYQYALDLYFKGDLTGARQYFYEFLKKYPDSDLYGNAIFWSAQTFFAEGKYEDSIKLFQALIDKCDKGEIKKCNKYPGALLKLGYAYINIGDKEKGKEYLNKVIQMFPNTEEAGLATKKLGTLQ from the coding sequence ATGAAAAAGGTAGGATTTTTGGCTTTAATATCGGTTTTTGCATTTTCCTGTGCAAATCAAGACCAGATGGTAGCATTACAAAGGGATATTATTCAGATGAAGGAAGATATAGCTTCTTTAAAAACTGAAACAAAGAATAATAGAGAAGCTATTGAAACATTAACCACAAGGGTAGATAAATTATCTCAAAAAGTTTCAGAAAATAGTATTGAGATAGAAAAATTAAAATCTTCAAAGAAACAAGAGCAAGTAGAAACTAAGGAAAAATTACCAAAACCTGAAGAACTTCCAAAAGAAGGAGCAGAAAAAGTTAAAATTCCGGAAGGGGAAAAAGAGTTATATCAATATGCATTGGATTTATATTTTAAAGGAGATTTGACCGGTGCAAGACAGTATTTTTATGAATTTTTAAAAAAATATCCTGATTCGGATTTATACGGAAATGCTATATTCTGGTCTGCCCAAACATTTTTTGCAGAAGGTAAATATGAGGATTCTATAAAATTATTTCAGGCTTTAATAGATAAATGTGATAAAGGCGAAATAAAAAAATGTAATAAATATCCTGGAGCATTATTAAAACTTGGATATGCTTATATAAATATAGGCGATAAAGAAAAAGGCAAAGAATATCTAAATAAAGTAATACAAATGTTCCCTAATACGGAAGAAGCAGGACTTGCTACTAAAAAATTAGGGACTTTACAATGA
- a CDS encoding aspartate-semialdehyde dehydrogenase — translation MFNVAILGATGAVGQTMIKVLEERNFPIDNIKFLASERSAGKEIEYYGMKYKVEPVSEEAFEGIDIALFSAGGERSKKWAPVAVSKGAIVIDNSSAFRMENDVPLVVPEVNPEDVKWHKGIIANPNCSTIQMVVALYPIHQRKKIKRIFVSTYQAVSGAGATAIEDLEMETKARFEGKYYYPKALPTHIAFNVIPRIDNFEPNGYTKEEMKMINETRKIMHAPDIKVSPTCVRVPVYIGHSETVVIETEEPITVEEAREILSKAPGVILEDDPFNNVYPTPIEVAGKDDVFVGRIRKDTAFDNGLSMWIVADNLRKGAATNAVQIAELLIKYQLIKK, via the coding sequence ATGTTTAATGTTGCAATTCTTGGAGCTACCGGTGCAGTTGGACAAACAATGATAAAAGTTTTGGAAGAAAGGAACTTTCCGATTGATAATATAAAATTTTTGGCTTCTGAAAGGTCTGCCGGTAAAGAGATTGAATATTATGGTATGAAATATAAAGTAGAGCCGGTATCGGAAGAAGCTTTTGAAGGAATAGATATAGCATTATTTTCTGCCGGTGGAGAAAGAAGCAAGAAATGGGCTCCTGTGGCTGTATCCAAAGGTGCAATAGTTATTGATAATAGTTCTGCTTTTAGAATGGAAAATGATGTTCCTCTTGTAGTTCCGGAAGTTAATCCGGAAGATGTTAAATGGCACAAAGGAATAATAGCCAATCCAAACTGCTCTACTATTCAGATGGTTGTAGCTTTATATCCTATACACCAAAGAAAGAAAATAAAAAGAATTTTCGTATCTACATATCAAGCTGTTTCAGGAGCAGGTGCGACAGCAATAGAAGATTTAGAAATGGAAACAAAAGCAAGATTTGAAGGAAAATATTACTATCCAAAAGCTTTACCAACCCATATAGCTTTTAATGTAATACCAAGAATAGATAATTTTGAGCCAAATGGTTATACAAAAGAAGAGATGAAAATGATAAATGAAACAAGAAAAATAATGCATGCTCCTGATATTAAAGTATCTCCAACCTGTGTAAGAGTGCCGGTTTATATTGGTCATAGTGAAACTGTGGTTATAGAAACGGAAGAACCTATAACTGTAGAAGAAGCAAGAGAGATTTTATCAAAAGCTCCCGGTGTAATTCTTGAAGATGACCCTTTTAATAATGTTTATCCAACACCAATAGAAGTAGCTGGAAAAGATGATGTTTTTGTCGGTAGAATTAGAAAAGATACTGCTTTTGATAATGGTCTTTCTATGTGGATAGTTGCAGATAATCTTAGAAAAGGTGCTGCAACAAATGCTGTTCAGATTGCAGAATTACTTATAAAATACCAATTAATTAAAAAATAA
- the rpoD gene encoding RNA polymerase sigma factor RpoD yields the protein MAALYERDDVRRLINIAKEKGYVTYSEINEVIDEDILHSDHHLDYLIEYLNELNIDVVEDKKPISEENIDLEEYLGVEFDDDVWAKADDPVKLYLREMGKIPLLTRDEEIRLSKDMERGRKKVFRGLLRTSFLTERLLDDWAKVAEGKLKAYEIVNMELEEYQDEDNEGENQIDKFSADFIKKGLELAKLYRDLKELEKKVVENNDIETKKQFLIQHAKLNRFIKTLNIKFTRLDKIADELKELYLKLRKSEKEFEKRIKRIEKIDTDIEKLLSPDYHKDETLLKKIERSGFSIPRYEILRTETVRLKEEIESLKEKIGTIPSEFDHVINIIQEGRQEVNRIKQIIVQANLRLVVSIAKKYTNRGLQFLDLIQEGNIGLMKAVDKFDYKKGYKFSTYATWWIRQAITRAIADQARTIRIPVHMIETINKLLRVARSMVQELGREPTPEEIAKKVGMPADKVRKILRTSQEPISLETPVSDDEESQLGDFIADKSVLSPEEYVLKQALKAQLDEVLSTLSEREEQVLRYRFGLEDDTEYTLEQVGKHFGVTRERIRQIEAKALRKLRHPHRAKYLKPFIED from the coding sequence ATGGCAGCCCTTTATGAAAGAGATGATGTCAGAAGGTTGATTAACATTGCAAAAGAAAAAGGTTATGTTACTTACTCGGAAATTAATGAGGTTATTGATGAAGATATTCTCCATTCAGACCATCATTTAGATTATCTTATTGAGTATTTAAATGAATTAAATATTGATGTGGTAGAAGACAAAAAGCCAATATCAGAAGAAAATATTGATTTAGAAGAATATCTTGGTGTTGAGTTTGATGATGATGTATGGGCAAAAGCAGATGACCCTGTAAAATTATATCTAAGAGAAATGGGTAAAATCCCTCTTTTAACAAGAGATGAAGAAATCAGATTATCTAAAGATATGGAAAGGGGCAGAAAAAAAGTATTTAGAGGATTACTAAGAACATCTTTCTTAACTGAAAGATTATTAGATGATTGGGCAAAAGTTGCAGAAGGAAAATTAAAAGCTTATGAAATAGTAAATATGGAATTGGAAGAATATCAGGATGAAGATAACGAAGGTGAAAATCAGATAGATAAATTTTCTGCAGATTTTATAAAAAAAGGATTAGAGCTTGCAAAATTATACAGAGATTTGAAAGAGCTTGAAAAGAAAGTTGTAGAAAATAATGATATAGAAACAAAAAAACAGTTCCTTATCCAGCATGCAAAACTAAATAGATTCATCAAAACACTTAACATAAAATTTACAAGACTTGATAAAATTGCTGATGAATTAAAAGAGTTATATCTTAAATTAAGAAAAAGCGAGAAAGAGTTTGAAAAAAGAATTAAAAGAATAGAAAAAATAGATACAGATATAGAAAAATTATTATCTCCTGATTATCATAAAGATGAAACTTTACTCAAGAAAATAGAAAGAAGTGGATTTTCTATACCAAGATATGAAATTTTGAGAACAGAAACAGTTAGATTAAAAGAAGAGATAGAATCTTTAAAAGAAAAAATTGGAACAATTCCTTCTGAATTTGACCATGTAATTAATATAATTCAAGAAGGAAGACAAGAAGTTAATAGAATAAAGCAGATTATAGTTCAGGCTAATTTAAGACTTGTTGTTTCTATAGCTAAAAAATACACAAACAGAGGCTTACAGTTTTTAGATTTAATTCAAGAAGGAAATATAGGATTAATGAAAGCCGTTGATAAATTTGATTATAAAAAAGGTTATAAATTTTCAACTTATGCTACATGGTGGATAAGACAGGCTATAACAAGAGCAATAGCAGACCAAGCAAGAACAATAAGAATACCGGTTCATATGATAGAAACAATCAATAAACTACTCAGAGTTGCAAGGTCTATGGTTCAGGAACTTGGAAGAGAACCTACTCCGGAAGAGATAGCTAAAAAAGTTGGTATGCCGGCAGATAAGGTAAGAAAGATATTAAGAACATCACAGGAGCCTATCTCCCTTGAAACACCGGTAAGTGATGATGAAGAATCACAACTTGGAGATTTTATAGCAGATAAATCGGTTTTATCTCCTGAAGAATATGTTTTAAAACAAGCATTGAAAGCTCAGCTTGATGAGGTATTATCCACTTTATCAGAAAGAGAAGAGCAAGTTTTAAGATATAGATTTGGTCTTGAAGATGATACAGAATATACTCTGGAGCAAGTTGGAAAACATTTTGGTGTTACAAGAGAAAGAATAAGACAGATAGAAGCAAAAGCTTTAAGAAAATTAAGACATCCACATAGAGCAAAATATTTGAAACCATTTATTGAAGATTAA